In Escherichia ruysiae, a genomic segment contains:
- the amyA gene encoding alpha-amylase, which produces MRNPTLLQCFHWYYPEGGKLWPELAERADGFNDIGINMIWLPPAYKGASGGYSVGYDSYDLFDLGEFDQKGSIPTKYGDKAQLLAAIDALKRNDIAVLLDVVVNHKMGADEKEAIRVQRVNADDRTQIDDEIIECEGWTRYTFPARGGQYSQFIWDFKCFSGIDHIENPNEDGIFKIVNDYTGEGWNDQVDDELGNFDYLMGENIDFRNHAVTEELKYWARWVMEQTQCDGFRLDAVKHIPAWFYKEWIEHVQEVAPKPLFIVAEYWSREVDKLQTYIDQVEGKTMLFDAPLQMKFHEASRMGRDYDMTQIFTGTLVEADPFHAVTLVANHDTQPLQALEAPVEPWFKPLAYALILLRENGVPSVFYPDLYGAHYEDVGDDGQTYPIDMPIIEQLDELILARQRFAHGVQTLFFDHPNCIAFSRSGTDEYPGCVVVMSNGDDGEKNINLGENYGNKTWRDFLGNRQESVVTDENGEATFFCNGGSVSVWVIEEVI; this is translated from the coding sequence ATGCGTAATCCCACGCTGTTGCAATGTTTTCACTGGTATTACCCGGAAGGCGGCAAGCTCTGGCCTGAACTGGCCGAGCGCGCCGACGGTTTTAATGATATTGGTATCAATATGATCTGGCTGCCACCAGCCTATAAAGGCGCATCGGGCGGGTATTCGGTCGGCTACGACTCCTACGATTTATTTGATTTAGGCGAATTTGATCAAAAAGGCAGCATCCCCACCAAATATGGCGATAAAGCACAACTGCTGGCCGCCATTGATGCACTCAAACGCAATGACATTGCGGTACTGCTGGACGTGGTCGTCAACCACAAAATGGGCGCAGATGAAAAAGAAGCCATTCGCGTACAGCGCGTCAATGCTGACGATCGCACGCAAATTGATGATGAAATCATTGAGTGCGAAGGCTGGACGCGTTACACCTTTCCCGCTCGTGGCGGGCAATACTCGCAGTTTATCTGGGATTTCAAATGTTTTAGCGGTATCGACCATATCGAAAACCCAAACGAAGACGGTATCTTTAAAATCGTCAACGACTACACCGGCGAAGGCTGGAACGACCAGGTTGATGATGAGCTTGGTAATTTTGACTATCTGATGGGTGAAAATATCGATTTTCGCAACCATGCCGTTACGGAAGAGCTCAAATACTGGGCGCGCTGGGTGATGGAGCAAACGCAATGCGACGGTTTTCGTCTCGACGCAGTAAAACATATTCCGGCCTGGTTTTATAAAGAGTGGATCGAACACGTGCAGGAAGTCGCGCCAAAGCCGCTATTTATTGTGGCGGAATACTGGTCGCGCGAAGTTGATAAGCTGCAAACGTATATTGATCAAGTTGAAGGCAAAACCATGCTGTTTGATGCGCCGCTACAGATGAAATTTCACGAAGCATCACGCATGGGGCGCGACTACGACATGACGCAGATTTTCACCGGTACGCTGGTGGAAGCCGATCCTTTCCATGCTGTTACGCTGGTCGCCAATCACGACACCCAACCGTTACAAGCCCTTGAAGCGCCGGTTGAACCGTGGTTTAAACCGCTGGCTTATGCCCTGATTTTGCTGCGGGAAAATGGCGTCCCTTCCGTGTTCTACCCTGATTTGTACGGTGCTCATTACGAAGATGTCGGCGATGACGGACAAACTTATCCGATAGATATGCCGATAATCGAACAGCTTGATGAGTTGATTCTCGCCCGCCAGCGTTTCGCCCACGGAGTACAGACGTTATTTTTCGACCATCCGAACTGTATTGCGTTTAGTCGCAGCGGTACTGACGAATATCCTGGCTGCGTGGTGGTCATGTCAAACGGCGACGATGGCGAAAAAAACATTAATCTGGGGGAGAATTACGGCAATAAAACCTGGCGCGACTTTCTGGGTAATCGACAAGAGAGCGTAGTAACCGATGAAAATGGCGAAGCGACCTTCTTTTGCAACGGCGGTAGCGTCAGTGTGTGGGTTATCGAAGAGGTGATTTAA
- the yedD gene encoding lipoprotein YedD, whose amino-acid sequence MKKLAIAGALMLLAGCAEVENYNNVVKAPAPEWLAGYWQTKGPQRALVSPEAIGSLIVTKQGDTLDCRQWQRVIALPGKLTLISDDLTNVTVKRELYEIERDGNTIEYDGMTMERVNRPTAECAAVLEKAPLPTPLP is encoded by the coding sequence ATGAAAAAACTCGCAATTGCAGGCGCACTTATGCTGCTGGCTGGCTGTGCCGAAGTTGAAAATTATAACAATGTTGTGAAAGCACCCGCGCCAGAGTGGCTGGCGGGCTACTGGCAGACCAAAGGGCCACAACGTGCTCTGGTCAGCCCTGAAGCGATAGGTAGCCTGATTGTTACTAAACAGGGGGATACGCTGGATTGTCGTCAGTGGCAGCGGGTGATTGCTTTACCGGGTAAGTTGACGCTGATATCGGATGATCTCACTAACGTTACTGTCAAACGTGAGCTATATGAAATTGAACGTGACGGTAACACTATCGAATATGACGGCATGACAATGGAACGCGTGAATCGACCGACGGCTGAATGTGCTGCCGTGCTGGAAAAAGCGCCGTTGCCGACGCCACTACCGTAA
- the yedE gene encoding selenium metabolism membrane protein YedE/FdhT, translating to MSWQQFKQAWLIKFWAPIPAVIAAGILSTYYFGITGTFWAVTGEFTRWGGQLLQLFGVHAEEWGYFKIIHLEGSPLTRIDGMMILGMFGGCFAAALWANNVKLRMPRSRIRIMQAIIGGIIAGFGARLAMGCNLAAFFTGIPQFSLHAWFFAIATAIGSWFGARFTLLPMFRIPVKMQKVSAASPLTQKPDQARRRFRLGMLVFFGMLGWALLTAMNQPKLGLAMLFGVGFGLLIERAQICFTSAFRDMWITGRTHMAKAIIIGMAVSAIGIFSYVQLGVEPKIMWAGPNAVIGGLLFGFGIVLAGGCETGWMYRAVEGQVHYWWVGLGNVIGSTILAYYWDDFAPALATDWDKINLLKTFGPMGGLLVTYLMLFAALMLVIGWEKRFFRRAAPQTAKEIA from the coding sequence ATGTCATGGCAGCAATTCAAGCAAGCCTGGTTGATTAAATTCTGGGCCCCCATCCCCGCAGTCATCGCGGCGGGTATTCTCTCCACTTATTATTTTGGCATCACCGGCACCTTTTGGGCAGTTACGGGTGAATTTACCCGCTGGGGCGGTCAGCTCCTGCAACTGTTTGGCGTCCATGCTGAAGAGTGGGGTTATTTTAAAATAATTCATCTGGAAGGATCGCCATTAACCCGCATCGACGGAATGATGATTCTGGGTATGTTTGGCGGCTGTTTTGCCGCTGCTCTGTGGGCCAACAACGTTAAATTACGTATGCCGCGCAGCCGTATCCGCATTATGCAGGCCATTATTGGCGGTATTATCGCCGGTTTCGGCGCACGTCTGGCGATGGGCTGTAACCTGGCTGCGTTCTTCACCGGTATTCCGCAGTTCTCGTTGCACGCCTGGTTCTTTGCTATCGCCACCGCCATCGGCTCATGGTTTGGTGCGCGCTTTACCCTACTGCCGATGTTCCGCATCCCGGTAAAAATGCAGAAAGTCTCTGCCGCATCACCGCTAACACAAAAACCGGATCAGGCACGGCGTCGCTTCCGCCTCGGTATGCTGGTATTTTTCGGTATGCTGGGCTGGGCGCTGCTGACAGCAATGAATCAACCGAAGCTGGGGTTGGCTATGCTATTTGGCGTCGGCTTTGGCTTACTGATTGAACGCGCGCAAATCTGCTTTACCTCGGCGTTCCGCGATATGTGGATCACCGGACGAACCCATATGGCGAAAGCGATCATTATCGGTATGGCGGTGAGTGCCATCGGTATTTTCAGTTATGTACAGTTAGGCGTAGAACCGAAAATAATGTGGGCGGGTCCGAACGCTGTCATTGGTGGGTTACTGTTTGGTTTTGGTATTGTTCTGGCAGGCGGCTGTGAAACTGGCTGGATGTACCGCGCGGTGGAAGGCCAGGTGCACTACTGGTGGGTTGGCCTGGGCAACGTTATCGGCTCGACGATTCTGGCTTATTACTGGGATGATTTCGCCCCGGCGCTGGCAACCGACTGGGACAAAATCAACCTGCTGAAAACCTTTGGCCCAATGGGCGGCCTGCTGGTGACATATTTGATGCTGTTCGCTGCGTTAATGTTGGTTATCGGCTGGGAGAAACGCTTCTTCCGCCGTGCGGCGCCGCAGACTGCTAAGGAGATCGCATGA
- the yedF gene encoding sulfurtransferase-like selenium metabolism protein YedF, with protein MKNIVPDYRLDMVGEPCPYPAVATLEAMPQLKKGEILEVVSDCPQSINNIPLDARNHGYTVLDIQQDGPTIRYLIQK; from the coding sequence ATGAAAAATATCGTTCCTGATTACCGTCTAGATATGGTGGGCGAACCCTGCCCTTATCCGGCGGTCGCTACTCTTGAGGCGATGCCGCAGTTAAAGAAAGGCGAGATCCTCGAAGTGGTCAGCGATTGCCCGCAGTCAATTAACAATATTCCGCTGGATGCGCGTAATCACGGCTATACCGTACTGGATATCCAGCAAGACGGGCCGACCATTCGTTATTTGATTCAAAAGTAA
- the zinT gene encoding metal-binding protein ZinT, whose protein sequence is MTVVNKLAFALGLLLTGNYALAHGHHSHGAPLTEIEQKAAKGIFDDDNVKDRSLTDWDGIWQSVYPLLQSGDLDPVFEMKAKKEPGKSFADIKSYYQQGYTTDIDTIGIENGVIEFHRGEEVTSCKYNYSGFKILTYKSGKKGVRYLFECRDPASKAPKFVQFSDHIIAPRKSSHFHIFMGNTSQQQLLEEMDNWPTYYPYQLQTKEIVDEMLHH, encoded by the coding sequence ATGACGGTTGTTAATAAATTGGCTTTTGCGCTGGGGTTACTATTGACTGGCAACTATGCACTTGCTCATGGGCATCATTCACATGGGGCACCACTGACAGAAATAGAACAAAAAGCAGCAAAGGGTATTTTTGATGATGATAACGTGAAAGACAGGTCACTCACTGACTGGGATGGTATTTGGCAATCGGTATACCCCTTGCTTCAAAGTGGTGACCTTGATCCTGTTTTTGAAATGAAAGCAAAAAAAGAACCGGGTAAATCATTTGCGGATATTAAGTCCTATTATCAGCAGGGATATACGACGGATATTGACACTATCGGTATCGAAAATGGTGTTATAGAGTTCCACAGAGGGGAGGAGGTGACTTCCTGTAAATATAATTATAGTGGATTCAAGATATTGACATATAAATCAGGAAAGAAAGGTGTTCGTTATCTGTTTGAGTGCCGTGATCCTGCCAGTAAAGCACCTAAGTTTGTGCAGTTTAGCGATCATATTATTGCCCCCCGGAAATCCTCTCATTTCCATATATTTATGGGCAATACGTCACAACAGCAATTACTTGAAGAGATGGATAACTGGCCAACTTATTATCCTTATCAGTTACAGACGAAAGAAATTGTGGATGAGATGCTTCATCACTAG
- a CDS encoding DUF1398 family protein — MDQVAIFQKMFEQVRTELNFSWFYTELKRHHITHYIYYLATDNIRIVTHDDKVLLIRGSRNLLKVSATKNPEQVIKAARTHISRKSTFREYCITLANAGVFRWVTDVNDNKRRYYSIDNTLLYIEDVENNKPLI; from the coding sequence ATGGATCAGGTTGCTATTTTCCAAAAGATGTTTGAGCAAGTGAGAACGGAGCTAAACTTTTCCTGGTTTTACACAGAGTTAAAACGTCATCATATTACGCATTACATTTACTATCTTGCTACAGATAACATTAGGATCGTCACACACGATGACAAGGTGTTGTTAATAAGAGGAAGCAGAAATCTATTAAAAGTCAGTGCCACTAAGAACCCTGAGCAAGTAATAAAAGCAGCCCGGACTCACATTTCCAGAAAGTCTACTTTTCGGGAATATTGTATAACGCTCGCGAATGCGGGTGTTTTCCGGTGGGTTACTGACGTTAATGATAATAAACGTCGTTACTATTCCATCGATAATACACTCTTATATATTGAAGATGTTGAAAACAATAAACCCTTAATTTAA
- the pliG gene encoding g-type lysoyme inhibitor PliG — protein sequence MKINGVSKAIFLFALLTSTASAAGKDVNVEFRKGHNSAQYSGEIKGYDYDTYNFYAQKGQKVHVSISNEGADIVLFGPGISDSVDLSRYSPELDDNGQYILPASGKYELRVLQTRNDARKNKAKKYSVNIQIK from the coding sequence ATGAAAATCAATGGTGTAAGTAAAGCCATTTTTCTTTTTGCACTGCTAACCTCAACGGCCTCTGCCGCTGGCAAGGACGTTAATGTTGAGTTCAGGAAGGGGCATAATAGTGCGCAGTACTCAGGAGAGATAAAAGGATACGATTACGACACATATAACTTCTATGCCCAAAAAGGCCAGAAGGTGCACGTCAGCATCTCCAATGAGGGAGCTGATATTGTCCTCTTTGGGCCCGGAATCAGCGATTCGGTTGATCTCTCCAGATACTCTCCCGAGCTTGATGACAACGGTCAGTACATCCTTCCCGCTTCCGGTAAATATGAGCTAAGGGTGCTTCAAACCCGCAATGACGCTCGTAAAAACAAGGCTAAAAAATACAGCGTCAACATCCAGATTAAGTAG
- the fliE gene encoding flagellar hook-basal body complex protein FliE, which yields MSAIQGIEGVISQLQATAMSARVQQPLSQPTISFAGQLHAALDSISDTQTAARTQAEKFTLGEPGVALNDVMADMQKASVSMQMGIQVRNKLVAAYQEVMSMQV from the coding sequence ATGTCAGCCATACAAGGGATCGAAGGGGTTATCAGCCAGTTACAGGCCACGGCAATGAGTGCGCGTGTCCAGCAGCCACTGTCGCAACCCACAATCAGTTTTGCCGGACAGCTTCATGCCGCGCTCGATAGCATAAGCGATACGCAAACCGCCGCGCGCACGCAGGCAGAAAAATTCACCCTCGGCGAACCCGGCGTGGCGCTAAACGATGTGATGGCCGATATGCAAAAAGCGTCGGTTTCGATGCAAATGGGGATTCAGGTGCGTAATAAGCTGGTGGCAGCATACCAGGAAGTGATGTCCATGCAGGTGTAG
- the fliF gene encoding flagellar basal-body MS-ring/collar protein FliF, whose protein sequence is MNTTAAQTKSLEWLNRLRANPRIPLIVAGSAAVAVIVALILWAKAPDYRTLFSNLSDQDGGAIVSQLTQMNIPYRFSEASGAIEVPADKVHELRLRLAQQGLPKGGAVGFELLDQEKFGISQFSEQVNYQRALEGELSRTIETIGPVKGARVHLAMPKPSLFVREQKSPSASVTVNLLPGRALDEGQISAIVHLVSSAVAGLPPGNVTLVDQGGHLLTQSNTSGRDLNDVQLKYASDVEGRIQRRIEAILSPIVGNGNIHAQVTAQLDFASKEQTEEQYRPNGNESQAALRSRQLNESEQSGSGYPGGVPGALSNQPAPANNAPISTPPANQNNRQQQASTTSNSGPRSTQRNETSNYEVDRTIRHTKMNVGDVQRLSVAVVVNYKTLPDGKPLPLSTEQMKQIEDLTREAMGFSEKRGDSLNVVNSPFNSTDESGGELPFWQQQAFIDQLLAAGRWLLVLLVAWLLWRKAVRPQLTRRAETMKAVQQQAQSRAEEEDAVEVRLSKDEQLQQRRTNQRLGAEVMSQRIRDMSDNDPRVVALVIRQWINNDHE, encoded by the coding sequence ATGAATACGACCGCAGCCCAGACAAAATCTCTTGAGTGGCTCAATCGCCTGCGCGCGAATCCGAGAATTCCCCTGATTGTTGCTGGTTCCGCTGCGGTGGCAGTGATAGTCGCGTTAATTCTGTGGGCAAAAGCCCCTGATTACCGCACGTTATTCAGCAATCTTTCCGATCAGGATGGTGGCGCAATCGTCAGCCAACTGACGCAAATGAATATTCCTTACCGCTTCAGCGAAGCCAGCGGCGCGATTGAAGTTCCGGCCGATAAAGTTCACGAGCTGCGTCTGCGTCTGGCGCAGCAAGGCTTACCTAAAGGCGGTGCAGTTGGATTTGAACTGCTCGATCAGGAAAAATTTGGCATCAGCCAGTTCAGTGAACAGGTGAATTATCAGCGGGCGCTGGAAGGCGAGCTTTCCCGTACCATCGAAACTATTGGCCCGGTAAAAGGGGCGCGCGTGCATCTGGCGATGCCAAAACCCTCTTTATTTGTTCGTGAACAAAAATCTCCTTCGGCATCAGTGACGGTAAATTTGTTGCCAGGCCGCGCGCTGGATGAAGGGCAAATTAGCGCCATTGTACATCTGGTTTCCAGCGCGGTTGCCGGTCTACCACCAGGAAATGTCACGCTGGTGGATCAGGGCGGACATCTGTTAACCCAATCCAACACCAGCGGGCGTGACCTTAATGACGTCCAGTTGAAATATGCCAGCGATGTCGAAGGACGCATTCAGCGGCGTATTGAAGCGATCCTGTCGCCTATTGTCGGCAACGGCAATATTCACGCCCAGGTAACGGCACAACTGGACTTCGCCAGTAAAGAGCAAACAGAAGAACAGTATCGCCCTAACGGCAACGAATCACAGGCGGCGCTCCGCTCACGCCAGCTTAATGAGAGCGAGCAAAGCGGTTCCGGTTATCCGGGCGGCGTACCGGGTGCGTTGTCGAATCAGCCAGCGCCTGCGAATAACGCACCAATCAGTACGCCTCCGGCAAATCAAAATAATCGCCAGCAGCAGGCGAGCACCACCAGCAATAGTGGACCGCGTAGCACGCAGCGTAATGAAACCAGTAACTACGAAGTCGATCGCACCATTCGTCATACCAAGATGAACGTGGGCGATGTGCAACGCTTATCCGTTGCGGTAGTGGTGAATTACAAAACGTTGCCAGATGGCAAACCGTTGCCTCTCAGCACCGAACAGATGAAGCAGATTGAAGATCTGACCCGCGAAGCGATGGGCTTTTCGGAAAAACGCGGCGACTCGCTCAATGTCGTCAACTCGCCATTCAATAGCACTGACGAAAGCGGTGGAGAACTACCATTCTGGCAACAGCAGGCATTTATCGATCAGTTGCTGGCTGCCGGGCGCTGGTTGCTGGTGCTGCTGGTGGCGTGGCTGCTGTGGCGTAAAGCGGTACGCCCACAGCTAACACGTCGCGCCGAGACGATGAAAGCTGTACAGCAACAGGCACAGAGCCGCGCGGAAGAGGAAGATGCGGTAGAAGTCCGCCTGAGCAAAGACGAACAACTACAGCAACGCCGCACTAACCAACGTCTGGGAGCTGAAGTAATGAGCCAGCGTATCCGTGACATGTCTGATAACGATCCGCGCGTGGTGGCGCTGGTCATTCGCCAGTGGATAAACAACGATCATGAGTAA
- the fliG gene encoding flagellar motor switch protein FliG: protein MSNLTGTEKSVILLMTIGEDRAAEVFKHLSQREVQTLSAAMANVTQISNKQLTDVLAEFEQEAEQFAALNINANDYLRSVLVKALGEERAASLLEDILETRDTASGIETLNFMEPQSAADLIRDEHPQIIATILVHLKRAQAADILALFDERLRHDVMLRIATFGGVQPAALAELTEVLNGLLDGQNLKRSKMGGVRTAAEIINLMKTQQEEAVITAVREFDGELAQKIIDEMFLFENLVDVDDRSIQRLLQEVDSESLLIALKGAEQPLREKFLRNMSQRAADILRDDLANRGPVRLSQVENEQKAILLIVRRLAETGEIVIGSGEDTYV, encoded by the coding sequence ATGAGTAACCTGACAGGCACCGAAAAGAGCGTCATCCTGCTAATGACCATTGGCGAAGACCGGGCGGCTGAGGTATTCAAACACCTCTCCCAGCGCGAAGTGCAAACCCTGAGTGCGGCGATGGCAAACGTCACGCAGATCTCCAATAAGCAGTTAACGGATGTGCTGGCAGAGTTTGAGCAAGAAGCTGAACAGTTCGCGGCGCTGAATATCAACGCCAACGATTACCTACGTTCGGTGCTGGTCAAAGCCCTTGGTGAAGAGCGTGCCGCCAGCCTGCTGGAAGATATCCTCGAAACCCGCGATACCGCCAGTGGTATTGAGACACTCAACTTTATGGAACCGCAGAGCGCCGCCGATCTGATCCGCGATGAGCATCCGCAGATTATCGCCACCATTCTGGTGCATCTGAAGCGCGCCCAGGCCGCTGATATTCTGGCGTTGTTCGATGAACGTCTGCGCCACGACGTGATGTTGCGTATTGCGACCTTTGGCGGCGTACAGCCTGCCGCGCTGGCGGAACTGACCGAAGTACTCAATGGCCTTCTCGACGGTCAGAATCTCAAACGCAGCAAAATGGGCGGCGTGAGAACGGCAGCCGAGATTATCAACCTGATGAAAACCCAGCAGGAAGAAGCGGTTATTACCGCCGTGCGTGAATTTGACGGTGAGCTGGCGCAGAAGATCATCGACGAGATGTTCCTGTTCGAAAATCTGGTGGATGTCGATGATCGCAGCATCCAGCGCCTGTTGCAGGAAGTGGATTCAGAATCGCTGCTGATCGCCCTGAAAGGTGCCGAGCAGCCACTGCGCGAGAAATTCCTGCGCAATATGTCGCAGCGTGCCGCCGATATTCTGCGCGACGATCTCGCCAATCGTGGTCCGGTGCGTCTGTCGCAGGTCGAGAACGAACAGAAAGCGATTCTGCTGATTGTGCGCCGTCTTGCCGAAACCGGCGAGATTGTGATTGGCAGCGGCGAGGATACCTATGTCTGA
- the fliH gene encoding flagellar assembly protein FliH: protein MSDNLPWKTWTPDDLAPPQAVFVPMVEPEESIPEEAEPNLEQQLAQLQMQAHEQGYQAGITEGRQQGHEQGYQEGIAQGLEQGLAQAKSQQAPIHARMQQLVSEFQTTLDALDSVIASRLMQMALEAARQVIGQTPTVDNAALIKQIQQLLQQEPLFSGKPQLRVHPDDLQRIDEMLGATLGLHGWRLRGDPTLHPGGCKVSADEGDLDASVATRWQELCRLAAPGVV from the coding sequence ATGTCTGATAATCTGCCGTGGAAAACCTGGACACCGGACGATCTTGCGCCGCCGCAGGCGGTGTTTGTACCCATGGTCGAGCCAGAAGAGAGCATTCCTGAAGAGGCCGAACCCAACCTTGAGCAACAACTGGCGCAACTGCAAATGCAGGCCCATGAGCAAGGTTATCAGGCGGGAATTACCGAAGGTCGCCAGCAAGGCCACGAACAAGGCTATCAGGAAGGAATCGCTCAGGGGCTGGAACAAGGACTGGCGCAAGCAAAATCCCAGCAAGCGCCGATTCATGCCCGGATGCAGCAACTGGTCAGCGAATTTCAAACCACGCTTGATGCGCTTGATAGTGTGATTGCTTCGCGCCTGATGCAGATGGCGCTGGAGGCGGCGCGTCAGGTGATCGGTCAGACGCCAACGGTGGACAATGCGGCGTTGATTAAGCAGATCCAGCAGTTGTTACAGCAAGAACCGTTATTCAGCGGCAAACCGCAGCTGCGCGTACACCCGGACGATCTGCAACGCATCGATGAAATGCTCGGCGCAACCTTAGGTTTGCATGGCTGGCGCTTGCGGGGCGATCCGACACTCCATCCCGGCGGCTGCAAAGTCTCCGCCGATGAAGGCGATCTCGACGCCAGTGTCGCCACTCGCTGGCAAGAACTCTGCCGTCTGGCAGCGCCGGGAGTAGTGTAA
- the fliI gene encoding flagellar protein export ATPase FliI, with the protein MTTRLTRWLTTLDNFEAKMAQLPAVRRYGRLTRATGLVLEATGLQLPLGATCVIERQNGTETHEVESEVVGFNGQRLFLMPLEEVEGVLPGARVYAKNISGDGLQSGKQLPLGSALLGRVLDGSGKPLDGLPSPDTTETGALITPPFNPLQRTPIEHVLDTGVRPINALLTVGRGQRMGLFAGSGVGKSVLLGMMARYTRADVIVVGLIGERGREVKDFIENILGAEGRARSVVIAAPADVSPLLRMQGAAYATRIAEDFRDRGQHVLLIMDSLTRYAMAQREIALAIGEPPATKGYPPSVFAKLPALVERAGNGISGGGSITAFYTVLTEGDDQQDPIADSARAILDGHIVLSRRLAEAGHYPAIDIEASISRAMTALISEQHYARVRTFKQLLSSFQRNRDLVSVGAYAKGSDPMLDKAIALWPQLEGYLQQGIFERADWEDSLQGLERIFPTV; encoded by the coding sequence ATGACCACGCGCCTGACACGCTGGCTAACCACACTGGACAACTTTGAAGCCAAAATGGCGCAGTTGCCTGCGGTGCGTCGCTACGGGCGATTAACCCGCGCCACCGGGCTGGTGCTGGAAGCTACCGGATTGCAATTGCCGCTCGGCGCAACCTGTGTGATTGAACGCCAGAACGGCACTGAAACTCACGAAGTAGAAAGCGAAGTGGTTGGCTTTAATGGTCAACGACTGTTTTTAATGCCACTGGAGGAAGTGGAAGGTGTCCTGCCCGGCGCACGCGTTTATGCCAAAAATATCTCCGGCGATGGCCTGCAAAGCGGCAAACAGTTGCCGCTCGGTTCGGCGTTATTAGGTCGCGTTCTGGACGGCAGCGGTAAACCGCTCGATGGCCTCCCCTCCCCCGATACGACTGAAACCGGTGCGCTGATTACCCCGCCGTTTAACCCGTTACAACGCACACCGATTGAACATGTGCTGGACACGGGCGTGCGTCCTATCAATGCCCTGCTTACCGTCGGGCGCGGGCAGCGTATGGGGCTGTTTGCCGGTTCCGGCGTCGGTAAAAGTGTGCTGCTGGGAATGATGGCACGTTACACCCGCGCCGATGTGATTGTCGTGGGTTTGATTGGCGAGCGTGGGCGCGAAGTAAAAGATTTTATTGAGAATATCCTCGGTGCTGAAGGACGTGCACGCTCAGTGGTGATTGCCGCACCGGCAGATGTTTCCCCACTTCTGCGAATGCAGGGTGCCGCCTATGCCACGCGCATTGCCGAGGATTTTCGCGATCGTGGTCAGCATGTGTTGCTGATTATGGACTCCCTCACCCGCTACGCGATGGCTCAGCGTGAGATTGCGCTGGCGATTGGCGAACCGCCAGCCACCAAAGGTTATCCGCCGTCGGTGTTCGCCAAATTGCCAGCACTGGTCGAGCGTGCCGGAAACGGCATCAGCGGCGGCGGCTCGATTACCGCGTTTTATACCGTGCTCACCGAAGGCGATGACCAGCAGGATCCGATTGCTGACTCCGCGCGGGCAATCCTCGACGGTCACATTGTGCTGTCTCGCCGACTGGCGGAAGCCGGGCACTATCCAGCTATCGATATTGAAGCGTCGATCAGCCGTGCAATGACGGCGTTAATCAGCGAGCAACATTATGCGCGAGTGCGCACATTCAAACAGTTGTTGTCGAGCTTTCAGCGTAATCGCGATCTGGTCAGTGTCGGCGCTTACGCCAAAGGCAGCGATCCAATGCTCGATAAAGCCATCGCCCTGTGGCCGCAGCTGGAGGGCTATTTGCAACAAGGTATTTTTGAACGCGCGGACTGGGAAGACTCTCTTCAGGGGCTGGAACGTATTTTTCCGACAGTGTGA
- the fliJ gene encoding flagellar export protein FliJ, with protein MAEHGALATLKDLAEKEVDNAARLLGEMRRGCQQAEEQLKMLIDYQNEYRNNLNSDMSAGMTSNRWINYQQFIQTLEKAITQHHQQLTQWTQKVDVALNNWREKKQRLQAWQTLQERQSTAALLAENRLDQKKMDEFAQRAAMRKPE; from the coding sequence ATGGCAGAACATGGCGCACTGGCGACCCTGAAAGATCTGGCAGAAAAAGAGGTGGATAACGCCGCACGTCTGTTGGGTGAAATGCGTCGCGGATGTCAGCAGGCAGAAGAACAACTCAAAATGCTGATCGATTATCAGAATGAATATCGAAACAACCTGAATAGCGATATGAGTGCCGGGATGACCAGCAACCGCTGGATCAACTATCAGCAGTTTATTCAGACGCTGGAAAAAGCCATTACCCAGCATCACCAGCAACTCACGCAGTGGACACAAAAAGTTGATGTTGCCCTGAATAACTGGCGGGAGAAAAAACAACGTTTGCAGGCCTGGCAGACACTACAGGAACGGCAATCCACGGCGGCGCTACTGGCAGAAAACCGCCTCGATCAGAAAAAGATGGATGAGTTCGCCCAGCGCGCCGCCATGAGGAAACCAGAATGA